A region of Phalacrocorax carbo chromosome 7, bPhaCar2.1, whole genome shotgun sequence DNA encodes the following proteins:
- the LRRC31 gene encoding leucine-rich repeat-containing protein 31 isoform X1, with the protein MLLKLMPSMSADPLTGDIQSCQNKHEEDISESSPFDFVIKQFQERRSFPGKKEEQPSAIKKFFKGFDFGKSEGKDRREIEETEINNSGAYDQSEKQDLSVEDGLSHLISEAESPSGEQRFNQFMQKLGKKPNSKNLDLNNCALSAADVTELASLLPFVPELEEISLSWNGCVGGTLKALAVHLHHVNLLKVLRLNNCRLTAEDITSLGEAFEIVPQLEELDLSWNSNIGGKLSLLTKKLQKGCKMKLLKITDCNLTAKDGESLAEILHVIPDLEVLDISINKHIGGSMKVIAQDLKNVPGLKELNLHMCGLTQDSLQGLGTALQHLAELRKLDISCNKEIGGGFKDSTAHLASLKNLEVLDLHQCCVTEEDMTVLSQMIPLLSSLQELNLSSNTNVGISSDPLLGRLRFLPKLKSVAFSNCGLSKESFSSLAEAALHLPELEILDLSWNKCVGGNLKLLLGALKLATEIQVLRLSSCNLVAEDLALLTLLTQDGHLARLQKLDLSYNNNISDEGWVVFCQGLAGFKELSELDVSLRPSSCRDCGMWFSELLASLTKLPALAELGMQRWVLSESQRKQLESFNQDNKRDIRFDC; encoded by the exons ATGTTACTAAAACTAATGCCTTCTATGTCTGCTGATCCCCTGACAGGTGACATTCAGAGCTGCCAGAATAAGCACGAAGAGGACATCTCAGAGAGTTCCCCATTTGACTTTGTTATAAAACAGTTCCAAGAAAGGAGAtcctttcctggaaaaaaagaagagcagccTTCAGCCATCAAAAAATTCTTCAAGGGCTTTGACTTTGGGAAATCTGAAGGCAAGGACAGAAGGGAAattgaagaaacagaaataaacaactCTGGAGCTTATGATCAGAGTGAGAAGCAGGATCTCTCTGTAGAAG ATGGACTTTCACATCTCATTTCTGAAGCGGAGTCACCATCTGGTGAGCAGAGATTTAACCAGTTCATGCAGAAGTTGGGAAAGAAGCCCAACAGCAAGAATCTGGATCTAAATAATTGTGCATTAAGTGCAGCAGATGTAACAGAGCTGG cttctttACTGCCATTTGTCCCAGAGCTGGAAGAGATCAGCCTGTCCTGGAATGGTTGTGTTGGTGGGACTTTGAAAGCTCTCGCTGTTCATCTTCATCATGTGAACCTGTTAAAAGTCCTTCGACTTAACAACTGCAGGCTGACAGCTGAGGATATCACCTCCTTAG GAGAGGCATTTGAAATTGTTCCTCAACTTGAAGAACTGGATTTATCATGGAACAGTAACATAGGTGGAAAACTATCACTCCTGACAAAAAAACTCCAGAAAGGATGCAAGatgaaacttctgaaaattacaGACTGTAACCTGACAGCAAAGGACGGAGAATCCCTTG ctgaaaTTCTACATGTGATCCCAGACCTCGAAGTATTAGATATCTCTATCAACAAACACATCGGTGGCAGCATGAAGGTTATTGCTCAGGATCTGAAAAATGTGCCAGGCTTGAAAGAGTTAAACTTGCATATGTGTGGATTAACGCAAGACAGCCTCCAGGGCTTAG GCACTGCTTTACAACACCTTGCTGAGCTAAGAAAACTAGACATATCATGTAACAAAGAGATTGGTGGTGGCTTTAAAGACTCAACAGCTCATCTGGCCAGCTTGAAGAATCTCGAAGTCCTTGATCTCCACCAGTGCTGTGTAACAGAAGAGGACATGACCGTTTTGT CCCAGATGATACCTTTACTATCCAGTCTTCAAGAGCTGAATTTATCCTCGAATACAAATGTAGGAATCTCATCTGATCCTCTTCTGGGCAGGCTCAGGTTTTTACCAAAGTTGAAATCTGTGGCCTTCAGCAATTGTGGTTTGAGCAAAGAGTCATTTTCATCACTAG CTGAGGCTGCCCTTCACCTTCCTGAACTGGAGATATTAGACCTTTCTTGGAATAAGTGCGTTGGTGGGAACCTAAAGCTGCTTTTGGGAGCACTAAAGCTTGCAACGGAGATTCAAGTGTTAAGACTGAGCAGCTGCAACTTGGTGGCTGAAGATTTGGCACTTCTAA CATTACTGACGCAGGACGGCCATCTAGCCAGATTACAGAAGCTGGATTTGAGTTATAATAACAACATTTCTGACGAAGGGTGGGTCGTTTTCTGTCAAGGCTTAGCGGGATTCAAAGAACTCTCAGAGCTGGACGTCAGTCTTCGCCCATCGTCCTGCCGTGACTGTGGGATGTGGTTCAGCGAGTTGTTAGCATCACTGACAAAGCTGCCTGCCTTGGCAGAGCTGGGCATGCAAAGATGGGTCCTTTCAGAATCGCAGCGGAAACAACTGGAAAGCTTTAATCAAGACAACAAACGAGACATTCGTTTTGACTGTTGA
- the LRRC31 gene encoding leucine-rich repeat-containing protein 31 isoform X3, translating to MLLKLMPSMSADPLTGDIQSCQNKHEEDISESSPFDFVIKQFQERRSFPGKKEEQPSAIKKFFKGFDFGKSEGKDRREIEETEINNSGAYDQSEKQDLSVEDGLSHLISEAESPSGEQRFNQFMQKLGKKPNSKNLDLNNCALSAADVTELASLLPFVPELEEISLSWNGCVGGTLKALAVHLHHVNLLKVLRLNNCRLTAEDITSLAEILHVIPDLEVLDISINKHIGGSMKVIAQDLKNVPGLKELNLHMCGLTQDSLQGLGTALQHLAELRKLDISCNKEIGGGFKDSTAHLASLKNLEVLDLHQCCVTEEDMTVLSQMIPLLSSLQELNLSSNTNVGISSDPLLGRLRFLPKLKSVAFSNCGLSKESFSSLAEAALHLPELEILDLSWNKCVGGNLKLLLGALKLATEIQVLRLSSCNLVAEDLALLTLLTQDGHLARLQKLDLSYNNNISDEGWVVFCQGLAGFKELSELDVSLRPSSCRDCGMWFSELLASLTKLPALAELGMQRWVLSESQRKQLESFNQDNKRDIRFDC from the exons ATGTTACTAAAACTAATGCCTTCTATGTCTGCTGATCCCCTGACAGGTGACATTCAGAGCTGCCAGAATAAGCACGAAGAGGACATCTCAGAGAGTTCCCCATTTGACTTTGTTATAAAACAGTTCCAAGAAAGGAGAtcctttcctggaaaaaaagaagagcagccTTCAGCCATCAAAAAATTCTTCAAGGGCTTTGACTTTGGGAAATCTGAAGGCAAGGACAGAAGGGAAattgaagaaacagaaataaacaactCTGGAGCTTATGATCAGAGTGAGAAGCAGGATCTCTCTGTAGAAG ATGGACTTTCACATCTCATTTCTGAAGCGGAGTCACCATCTGGTGAGCAGAGATTTAACCAGTTCATGCAGAAGTTGGGAAAGAAGCCCAACAGCAAGAATCTGGATCTAAATAATTGTGCATTAAGTGCAGCAGATGTAACAGAGCTGG cttctttACTGCCATTTGTCCCAGAGCTGGAAGAGATCAGCCTGTCCTGGAATGGTTGTGTTGGTGGGACTTTGAAAGCTCTCGCTGTTCATCTTCATCATGTGAACCTGTTAAAAGTCCTTCGACTTAACAACTGCAGGCTGACAGCTGAGGATATCACCTCCTTAG ctgaaaTTCTACATGTGATCCCAGACCTCGAAGTATTAGATATCTCTATCAACAAACACATCGGTGGCAGCATGAAGGTTATTGCTCAGGATCTGAAAAATGTGCCAGGCTTGAAAGAGTTAAACTTGCATATGTGTGGATTAACGCAAGACAGCCTCCAGGGCTTAG GCACTGCTTTACAACACCTTGCTGAGCTAAGAAAACTAGACATATCATGTAACAAAGAGATTGGTGGTGGCTTTAAAGACTCAACAGCTCATCTGGCCAGCTTGAAGAATCTCGAAGTCCTTGATCTCCACCAGTGCTGTGTAACAGAAGAGGACATGACCGTTTTGT CCCAGATGATACCTTTACTATCCAGTCTTCAAGAGCTGAATTTATCCTCGAATACAAATGTAGGAATCTCATCTGATCCTCTTCTGGGCAGGCTCAGGTTTTTACCAAAGTTGAAATCTGTGGCCTTCAGCAATTGTGGTTTGAGCAAAGAGTCATTTTCATCACTAG CTGAGGCTGCCCTTCACCTTCCTGAACTGGAGATATTAGACCTTTCTTGGAATAAGTGCGTTGGTGGGAACCTAAAGCTGCTTTTGGGAGCACTAAAGCTTGCAACGGAGATTCAAGTGTTAAGACTGAGCAGCTGCAACTTGGTGGCTGAAGATTTGGCACTTCTAA CATTACTGACGCAGGACGGCCATCTAGCCAGATTACAGAAGCTGGATTTGAGTTATAATAACAACATTTCTGACGAAGGGTGGGTCGTTTTCTGTCAAGGCTTAGCGGGATTCAAAGAACTCTCAGAGCTGGACGTCAGTCTTCGCCCATCGTCCTGCCGTGACTGTGGGATGTGGTTCAGCGAGTTGTTAGCATCACTGACAAAGCTGCCTGCCTTGGCAGAGCTGGGCATGCAAAGATGGGTCCTTTCAGAATCGCAGCGGAAACAACTGGAAAGCTTTAATCAAGACAACAAACGAGACATTCGTTTTGACTGTTGA
- the LRRC31 gene encoding leucine-rich repeat-containing protein 31 isoform X2, with the protein MEETGDIQSCQNKHEEDISESSPFDFVIKQFQERRSFPGKKEEQPSAIKKFFKGFDFGKSEGKDRREIEETEINNSGAYDQSEKQDLSVEDGLSHLISEAESPSGEQRFNQFMQKLGKKPNSKNLDLNNCALSAADVTELASLLPFVPELEEISLSWNGCVGGTLKALAVHLHHVNLLKVLRLNNCRLTAEDITSLGEAFEIVPQLEELDLSWNSNIGGKLSLLTKKLQKGCKMKLLKITDCNLTAKDGESLAEILHVIPDLEVLDISINKHIGGSMKVIAQDLKNVPGLKELNLHMCGLTQDSLQGLGTALQHLAELRKLDISCNKEIGGGFKDSTAHLASLKNLEVLDLHQCCVTEEDMTVLSQMIPLLSSLQELNLSSNTNVGISSDPLLGRLRFLPKLKSVAFSNCGLSKESFSSLAEAALHLPELEILDLSWNKCVGGNLKLLLGALKLATEIQVLRLSSCNLVAEDLALLTLLTQDGHLARLQKLDLSYNNNISDEGWVVFCQGLAGFKELSELDVSLRPSSCRDCGMWFSELLASLTKLPALAELGMQRWVLSESQRKQLESFNQDNKRDIRFDC; encoded by the exons ATGGAAGAGACAG GTGACATTCAGAGCTGCCAGAATAAGCACGAAGAGGACATCTCAGAGAGTTCCCCATTTGACTTTGTTATAAAACAGTTCCAAGAAAGGAGAtcctttcctggaaaaaaagaagagcagccTTCAGCCATCAAAAAATTCTTCAAGGGCTTTGACTTTGGGAAATCTGAAGGCAAGGACAGAAGGGAAattgaagaaacagaaataaacaactCTGGAGCTTATGATCAGAGTGAGAAGCAGGATCTCTCTGTAGAAG ATGGACTTTCACATCTCATTTCTGAAGCGGAGTCACCATCTGGTGAGCAGAGATTTAACCAGTTCATGCAGAAGTTGGGAAAGAAGCCCAACAGCAAGAATCTGGATCTAAATAATTGTGCATTAAGTGCAGCAGATGTAACAGAGCTGG cttctttACTGCCATTTGTCCCAGAGCTGGAAGAGATCAGCCTGTCCTGGAATGGTTGTGTTGGTGGGACTTTGAAAGCTCTCGCTGTTCATCTTCATCATGTGAACCTGTTAAAAGTCCTTCGACTTAACAACTGCAGGCTGACAGCTGAGGATATCACCTCCTTAG GAGAGGCATTTGAAATTGTTCCTCAACTTGAAGAACTGGATTTATCATGGAACAGTAACATAGGTGGAAAACTATCACTCCTGACAAAAAAACTCCAGAAAGGATGCAAGatgaaacttctgaaaattacaGACTGTAACCTGACAGCAAAGGACGGAGAATCCCTTG ctgaaaTTCTACATGTGATCCCAGACCTCGAAGTATTAGATATCTCTATCAACAAACACATCGGTGGCAGCATGAAGGTTATTGCTCAGGATCTGAAAAATGTGCCAGGCTTGAAAGAGTTAAACTTGCATATGTGTGGATTAACGCAAGACAGCCTCCAGGGCTTAG GCACTGCTTTACAACACCTTGCTGAGCTAAGAAAACTAGACATATCATGTAACAAAGAGATTGGTGGTGGCTTTAAAGACTCAACAGCTCATCTGGCCAGCTTGAAGAATCTCGAAGTCCTTGATCTCCACCAGTGCTGTGTAACAGAAGAGGACATGACCGTTTTGT CCCAGATGATACCTTTACTATCCAGTCTTCAAGAGCTGAATTTATCCTCGAATACAAATGTAGGAATCTCATCTGATCCTCTTCTGGGCAGGCTCAGGTTTTTACCAAAGTTGAAATCTGTGGCCTTCAGCAATTGTGGTTTGAGCAAAGAGTCATTTTCATCACTAG CTGAGGCTGCCCTTCACCTTCCTGAACTGGAGATATTAGACCTTTCTTGGAATAAGTGCGTTGGTGGGAACCTAAAGCTGCTTTTGGGAGCACTAAAGCTTGCAACGGAGATTCAAGTGTTAAGACTGAGCAGCTGCAACTTGGTGGCTGAAGATTTGGCACTTCTAA CATTACTGACGCAGGACGGCCATCTAGCCAGATTACAGAAGCTGGATTTGAGTTATAATAACAACATTTCTGACGAAGGGTGGGTCGTTTTCTGTCAAGGCTTAGCGGGATTCAAAGAACTCTCAGAGCTGGACGTCAGTCTTCGCCCATCGTCCTGCCGTGACTGTGGGATGTGGTTCAGCGAGTTGTTAGCATCACTGACAAAGCTGCCTGCCTTGGCAGAGCTGGGCATGCAAAGATGGGTCCTTTCAGAATCGCAGCGGAAACAACTGGAAAGCTTTAATCAAGACAACAAACGAGACATTCGTTTTGACTGTTGA
- the LRRIQ4 gene encoding LOW QUALITY PROTEIN: leucine-rich repeat and IQ domain-containing protein 4 (The sequence of the model RefSeq protein was modified relative to this genomic sequence to represent the inferred CDS: inserted 2 bases in 2 codons; substituted 3 bases at 3 genomic stop codons) — protein MVASLCGTETAESRQSQEASTGSTHCPKADSVGFEDNCGQTAQEIPVNEVPEDEALSPTCVTDRXPSVLRMLLLGVLSLEYLEDLHMEKNLVVSIPRDINRLRHMKILYLDQNHIQDIREKTGMLKCLLILDLSNNPLSCRLLPVISKLPSLCQLRLCKTNLHEIPVQICEYLHHVELLGFSDTNLRSLPKEIVNLTKRKEIYLQKNRYKSFPKELCHIANLEIDLEQNLMSLIPEEVGFLTNLVKLFLAFNSLPSIPPTLQHCQKLAVLDLAHNLLHKLPPGLKNLAEMRVLRLSGNSLKKFPHQICCWPSLSCVSLRNTGLHAAPESFTRLTGVRILDLSENCFDEIPKGICTMKNLEILALDGNHIRXIPAEVKELSNLKSLCLSENQFSIFPKEIFLLELLERLYLGQDKGIKFTSLPEDISKLQNLKELHTENNCLKYLPAAIGXLTHLKILDCPNNXLKQLPDSVGQIQGEKRECSPSFPLFVFAFVCSGLQNLLVQKNHLSQLPKDLDSLHXLELVLVDGNPMTDPPTEMCCQGTSASWEYLWEKRCKKAMNLKIQSLWHGLMNQKAIGPFLTLKNLMEKKKKEGKESKREKRSL, from the exons gaacagAGACGGCTGAATCTCGGCAGAGCCAAGAGGCCAGCACAGGGAGCACTCATTGCCCCAAAGCTGACTCTGTTGgttttgaggataactgtggTCAGACTGCACAAGAAATACCAGTGAATGAAGTGCCAGAGGATGAAGCTCTTTCTCCCACATGTGTCACAGACA AACCCTCTGTTCTGCGAATGCTCTTGCTGGGGGTCTTGAGTCTAGAATATCTGGAAGACCTGCACATGGAAAAGAACCTGGTTGTAAGCATCCCCAGAGACATCAATCGCTTGAGGCACATGAAGATCCTCTACTTGGATCAGAATCACATACAGGACATACGTGAAAAAACGGGGATGCTGAAATGTCTTCTAATTTTAGATTTAAGTAACAACCCCCTCTCTTGTAGATTGCTGCCGGTTATCAGCAAGTTGCCGTCCCTTTGTCAGCTCAGGCTCTGTAAAACAAACTTGCACGAAATCCCAGTGCAGATCTGTGAATACCTCCATCATGTTGAACTGCTTGGCTTTTCTGACACTAATCTCAGAAGTCTGCCTAAAGAAATAGTGAACCTGACAAAACGCAAGGAAATTTACCTCCAGAAAAATAGATATAAAAGTTTTCCCAAGGAGCTTTGTCATATTGCTAATTTAGAAATAGATCTGGAACAAAATCTAATGAGTCTCATCCCAGAAGAGGTAGGCTTTTTGACAAACTTAGTTAAGctatttttagcttttaataGCTTACCCTCCATTCCTCCTACACTGCAACACTGCCAGAAGCTGGCTGTGCTGGATCTGGCTCATAATCTCCTGCACAAGCTTCCCCCAGGTTTGAAGAATCTCGCTGAAATGAGAGTACTCAGGCTGTCTGGTAACAGCCTGAAGAAGTTCCCACACCAAATCTGCTGCTGGCCATCCCTTTCCTGTGTTTCTCTGAGGAACACCGGACTGCACGCAGCACCCGAGTCCTTCACCAGATTAACCGGTGTCAGGATACTAGATCTGAGTGAAAATTGCTTTGATGAGATTCCTAAAGGAATATGCACTATGAAAAATCTGGAAATATTGGCCCTGGATGGCAACCACATACGATAG ATACCTGCGGAGGTAAAAGAACTGTCAAATTTGAAAAGCCTTTGCCTGTCTGAAAACCAATTCAGTATCTTTCCAAAGGAAATCTTTCTCCTAGAGTTATTAGAGAGATTATACCTGGGACAAGATAAAGGAATTAAATTCACAAGTCTGCCAGAAGACATCAGCAAATTGCAG AATCTGAAAGAACTGCATACAGAGAATAATTGTCTGAAGTACCTGCCTGCAGCCATCGGCTGACTGACCCACTTGAAAATACTTGACTGTCCCAACA CTCTTAAACAGCTCCCAGACTCTGTAGGCCAAATACAAGGTGAAAA GCGGGAATGCTCCCCTTCATTCCCGttgtttgtgtttgcttttgtgtgttCGGGTTTGCAAAACCTGCTTGTTCAGAAGAATCACCTCTCCCAGCTGCCCAAGGATTTGGACAGTCTTCACTAGCTGGAACTGGTCCTTGTGGATGGGAACCCTATGACAGACCCTCCGACTGAAATGTGCTGTCAGGGAACATCTGCCAGCTGGGAATACTTATGGGAAAAACGGTGTAAAAAGGCAATGAACTTAAAA aTCCAAAGTTTGTGGCATGGGTTGATGAACCAGAAGGCAATTGGACCTTTCTTGACACTTAAGAatctaatggaaaaaaaaaagaaagaaggaaaagaaagcaaaagggagaagagaagcctgtaA